The following DNA comes from Microbacterium wangchenii.
GCGAGTCCACCAGCATGGCTCCCGAGACGGTGTCGATCGACGCCTTCGACACGCTGCCGGTCGCCGCGATGTCACCCGAGACGCTGTTGGCGCTGAGGGCACCCTGCAGCTGGCGCACCTGCACGTCGCCGGAGACGGCGTTCACGCTGAGATCGCCCGTCAGGCCGTCGACGATGATGTCGCCCGAGACGGTGTTGAGCCGCGCGTCGGTGTGCAGCCCCGACAGCAGGGCGCTCGCGCTGACGACTCCGAGGGTGAGGGCGATGTCACGGGGGACCGCGACACTGATCTCCGCGCGCGGGCCGCCCGCTCCGAAGTTGCGGAACACCTCCAGGAAGTTGTCCCACCGCAGCTGAGGATGATCGATCTCGAGGCTGTCGTCGGTGATCTCGATGCGCAGATCTTTCACCGTGACGCCGTGCACTTCGATGCGGGCGCCCGGCTGGTCGTGGGCGACGATGTCGATCTGGCCGCCGACCAGGCCGACCTTGAGCGAACGAACGGTCTCGATGTCGATCACGCGCGTCTCGCCCGGGTGGATGAGCCACTTCTCGAGGGTCATGAGAACTCCTGAGGGTGAAGAGGGTGGATCGCGATATATCGCGTCTGGGGAGAATAACACGATATATCGCGTCTGTGTCAAGAGCTGAGGGGACGAAGGCGCTGAGATGAGCTTGACATTGACGCGACGTCAACTTCTACCGTGGAGGGGAAAGGGGACGGACATGGAATGGTCCATTCAGCAGATCGCGCAGCTGACCGGCACGACCAGTCGCACGCTGCGCCATTACGGCGCCGTCGGGCTGCTGCATCCCTCCCGCGTCGGCGGCAACGGGTACCGGTACTACGACGAGGACGCACTCGTGCGGCTGCAGAGGATCCTCCTCCTGCGCGAACTGGGACTCGGCCTGGCCCAGATCGCCGAGGTGCTGGCTCGGGAGGGTTCGGAGGAGTCGGCGCTCGCCACGCATCTGGCCTGGTTGCGCCGCGAGCAGGAACGGCTGACGCGGCAGATCGCCGCGGTGGAGAAGACCCTGGAGAAGAGAAGAGAAGGTGGACGCCTGATGGCACAGGAGATGTTCGACGGATTCGATCACACGGAGCACCGGGAGGAGGTCGTCCAGCGCTGGGGGAGTGATGCCTACGAGCGCTCGGACGCGTGGTGGCGTGCGCGATCGACCGAGGAGAAATCGGAATGGTCACGGCGCACGGCCGCTCTCATCCGCGAATGGATCGACGCGGCCGAGCGCGGCGACGATCCGGCCGGTGAGGCCGCACAGGACCTGGCTGCGCGCCACGTCGCCTGGCTGACGGAAGTGCCGGGTACGCCGGCCGCGCAGCCCGGAGGCGATGTGGCGGGCTATGTCCTCGGACTGGCCGACATGTACGTCGGCGACCCCCGCTTCGCACGGACCTACGCAACGAGTGCCGGCGGGACGGCCGGGGCGGAGTTCGTGCGGTCGGCGCTGAGGATCTACGCCGAGACGACCTGGTGAGGGAAAGAACGGATGCCACGTCCCTTGGGGGGAAGGACGTGGCATCCGTGGTCGCGATCGATCAGATCGCGCAGGCGATGAATCCGGCGCACCCGAAGCGCCGATCCATCCAGGGGGTCAGACGCTCTTGCGTCCGCTGATGACGCGGAACAGGAATGCGATCAGCGCGATGACGCCGACGATCAGTGCCACCCAGAGCAGCCAGTTGAGCGCGGTGTTCAGACCGCCCACGATGGCCAGCACGATGGCGACGACGATGATGATGAGGAGGGCGATGTTCATGTCGAGGTCTACTCCTTCTCTAGGACGACGCCCCGCTGGAGGGCAGGGCGTCGGGCGCCGTGTGCGGCGCTCATCCACAATGCCCGGTGTACCTCCGCGGATGCGAGGGGTTGACGACCGCGGAAGCCGGGTGCTAGCACGCGCGTCGCGCGTAGGGAAGGGGCGTTCCCTGTCAACCCCATGTCAGTCCCGTTCCTGGCCTCGTACCTTCGGACCGTCGAAAGGAGTCGCGATGCCCGCTGGACGTGGATCGAACCTCAAGGACCGCGAGATGTACGAGGAGCTGCGCAAGGACGGCGCGTCGAAGGAGAAGGCCGCACGCATCTCCAACGCCGCCGCGGCGCAGGGGCGCTCGAAGGTGGGCAGCCGCGGGGCCAACGCCGATAACTACGAAGACCGCACCGTGGCCGAACTGCGCAAGCGTGCCAAGGAACTCGGCCTGAGCGGCTACTCGGGCAAGAAGAAGTCCGAGCTCATCTCCATGCTCCGAAACCACTGAGGGTGGCACGACTCATCCGGGTCCGGCCTTTCGAGGACCCGGGGTACCGTCGCGTGCGCTCGGGGCGCGGATTCCGCTACGTCGACCACCGGGGCCGTCCGGCTCCCTCGGAGGACGCCGAACGCGCACACGCACTGGTCATCCCGCCCGCGTGGCGTGAAGTGTGGATCTCCCGCGAGGCGCGCGGTCACATCCAGGCCGTCGGCACCGACGACGCCGGCCGGCGCCAGTACGTCTAC
Coding sequences within:
- a CDS encoding DUF7218 family protein, translating into MPAGRGSNLKDREMYEELRKDGASKEKAARISNAAAAQGRSKVGSRGANADNYEDRTVAELRKRAKELGLSGYSGKKKSELISMLRNH
- a CDS encoding DUF2207 domain-containing protein codes for the protein MNIALLIIIVVAIVLAIVGGLNTALNWLLWVALIVGVIALIAFLFRVISGRKSV
- a CDS encoding MerR family transcriptional regulator, with translation MEWSIQQIAQLTGTTSRTLRHYGAVGLLHPSRVGGNGYRYYDEDALVRLQRILLLRELGLGLAQIAEVLAREGSEESALATHLAWLRREQERLTRQIAAVEKTLEKRREGGRLMAQEMFDGFDHTEHREEVVQRWGSDAYERSDAWWRARSTEEKSEWSRRTAALIREWIDAAERGDDPAGEAAQDLAARHVAWLTEVPGTPAAQPGGDVAGYVLGLADMYVGDPRFARTYATSAGGTAGAEFVRSALRIYAETTW
- a CDS encoding DUF4097 family beta strand repeat-containing protein, whose protein sequence is MTLEKWLIHPGETRVIDIETVRSLKVGLVGGQIDIVAHDQPGARIEVHGVTVKDLRIEITDDSLEIDHPQLRWDNFLEVFRNFGAGGPRAEISVAVPRDIALTLGVVSASALLSGLHTDARLNTVSGDIIVDGLTGDLSVNAVSGDVQVRQLQGALSANSVSGDIAATGSVSKASIDTVSGAMLVDSRGTVHSIGVNTVSGNATIRLDDDLPANYAVRSVSGRILIDGQTRSGSGPTNYTGSTGELSGSFVDVRAHSVSGNVTVLRRGSSGVRQSDLEAEEEW